The sequence below is a genomic window from Candidatus Poribacteria bacterium.
AATTCATCCGATGCTTAAATACCGTTTTGCAGATTGCAAGCGGCAAAAATGCAGCGGCAGTCAAAGACTTGACGCAACACTTAGAAACACTACATGGGCAAAACTTAGACCCATCTGACGCGTTGAACCTACTTACAGATACTGCATATCTCATTACAACGGCTCGCAATGACATTGCGAAAAGAGACTTTCTGGGGAGCCGCGTTACAACAACAGGTATTGAGGCTGAAATCAATTTTCTCGTATCGACTGCGAAAAAGATTAAAGCTGCACCGCCTATCAAAGACAACAAAAATACAGCAGATGAAGTTGAAACCGATGATGATTTTCTGCTTAGCACTATCCACGACCTACTCAAACTATACACCCGAATCTCAAAGGCATACAGAACCGCCAAACTCTCTCAAGGTAAACTCGATTTTACGGATCTGCAGCTGAAAACCCGCGATCTCGTTCGCGACAACGCAGAAATCCGACAGAAACTGGTGTCCCGGCACAAGTACTACATGGTAGATGAATACCAGGATACAAACGAACTACAGTACGAATTGGTGATGCTGCTCACGAACGAGCTCACAGCAGCGAATCTTTTTATCGTCGGTGATCCAAAACAGAGCATTTACGCATTCCGTGGCGCAGATGTCCGTGTATTTACAAAGACGAAGGAAAAAATCGTCGATAATGGAGGAGATGATATCCGTCTCACAGAGAATTTCCGATCCTTACGGGATACTGTCGGGTTCGTCAATTACTTTTTCAATCACTTGATGGGGGATGGAAAAGAGACCGAATTTGAAGTGGAATATGAAGCCCTTACCCAAGCTCGACCCGTCAACACAAACGGCAGCGTTGAAATTCTGCTCGGAAAACAGGATGAGGGTTTAGCAGATGAATACTCACTGATCGCACACCACATCAAAAGCATGAAAGCAAACGCAGAAACCATCTATAAGCGAGGCGCCAGTGAAGAGGGCAGGGGACAGGAAGCGGAACATCCGATTGAATATGGTGACATTGCCATCCTCATCCGCAGTAGAAGACATCTTCCGGATATTGAAAACGCCCTGCTTGAAGCCGACATCCCGTATCTCACCACTGGGGGTGTTGGTTTCTATCAACGACAAGAAATCTACGACATCTGGAACTATCTCAACTTCCTTAACGATCCAAAAGAAAACGAAACATCTCTTGCTGCTGTCCTTCGCGGTCCCGCTTTCGGTATCTCCGACACCGAACTCTACGAAATTTCACTCCAAAAAGGAGAAAATTTTTGGGAGCAAGCGCAGAACTATCAAGATCGGTCCCATAACCTCCGCACGGCGATAGCCACTTTAAAAAAGCATAAGCAATTCGCGCACCGAATGCCTGTAAACCAACTCATCGTAACCATCGTTAATGAAACAGGAATGATTGGGACACTGAAAACCGGAAAGCAGGGACAACAACGCTGGGTAAACTATCAAAAACTTTTAGAACACGCCAGAAACTTTGATGGCGATGAAACCAAGCAGATTCTTCCAGACTTTATCGAATTTCTGGATATTCTGATTGAGGAAGAGCGACGGGAGGGACAGGCACCCGTTGAGGCAAGCAGCGGCGCAGTAGAAATTATGACCATTCATGCCTCCAAAGGGAAACAGTTTCCAGTCGTCATCCTCCCAAGGCTTGATCGGCAAGGGCAAACAGACAGAGAGCCTTTCATTGATGAGGCATTCGGTATCGGTTTCAGTCCCCTTAATCCCGATAAAGACTACAACAAAACTGAGCCAGACATTGTTACACACATGAAAAACCGGACAAACGAGAAAGAAATAGCGGAAAAGAAACGCCTATTTTATGTCGGCACAACACGGGCTTGCGATCGGCTCATCTTATCAGGCACCCTTTCAGACAGCGGAAAACCACAGCAAATCCTTGAATGGCTCTACAAATATCTCGATATTGATGAAGAGGATCGTTTACTGGAACTGCCCGTCTCATTGGAAGTATTCACAGCAAACAGCAAAAACACTGAATCCTTCCAACTCCAAATCCCGATCCATCAGGGGGTTACAGAGACTGAATCCATAGATGAAATCTCCGATGAAACAACACCCGTTGATTTCCCTGAGCTGCCACGAAAACCGGAACTGACTGGGACTTCCGCAGCTTTCTCTGTCTCTGAACTCGCGAACTATGCCCGGTGTCCGCTACGCTATCAGTTACAAAACGTCCTACAAATTCCAACGAACGGGCAAGAAACACCGGATGTGGACGAAGACGAGATCAATGCCGCGCTCCGTTCCACACTGGCACGAATCAGGCAACAGTCAGATATAGAAGAACTTGACACTACGATTGACAAAGTTCTTGAGAATTATCCTGAAGTAACGACTGAATCGAAAATCGGGAATCAGAGTTCTCTCCTACAGCACGTTAACAATTTCATCAACTCGGAACTCGGTGAAACGGCATTCTCTGCATCCACGGTTCAGGTTAACCAGCACATTCACGCAGACATTAACGGGCATATCGTTGATGGCACGTTCGACAGACTCTTTAAAGACGAAACAGGAAACTATCAGATAATCAATTTTAAAACCGACGCGGCTCAAAATTTAGATACACCCGATCCAGAAATGGAACTTTACAGTCTACTCCTGCATCGGTGTTATCCAAATCAATCGACTGTGACAATTAATATCTTTTTTACCGAACAGGGTCAGTCGGAACAGAGGCACTTCAGTCCAGCACAATTGCAGGAACTCCAGGAACAGTGGGAGAAAAGAATCTTAGCACTGCAGGGCGGGGTTTATGAAAAGAATCTCGAACACTGTTGCTTTTGCCCCTATGCAGCTTCAGATGGACAGTGCATAATCACGGAGGCTTAAAATGAGAAAATTAACACCCATACTCGCGATCACTACAATCATCTGCCTTTCAGTCCAAGCATGGCACCCTGTCTTTGCGGGGACGTGGCGAGACGATTTTGAAGACAAAGACACCCGTGAATGGAAAATTTTTAATATCGACCGACAGGTTGAAAAATGGTGGGTTAGCAACGGCGAAGCAGTCGGAGAAATATTTTTGCCCGGTTTCATGAGCCTCTGGATTACCGGTGAACTCACGTGGAAAAACTATTCGTTCTCCTGCCGTGCAAAGTTAGTGGAAGACAAAAACGAACCTCCAAGTATCGGATTGACACTTCACGACAGAGGTGAGGAAGATACCCGTTACCTCTTTTTTATCGACTACGTTTTCGGCAACGCCAGAATCGTCAAAGCACTCCCAGACGACTGGTCCAGCGTCATCTTTGCTTTTGATGCCCAAATCGATACGTGGTATGAACTCACTGCCGCCGTCCACGAAGACGGCACACTTGAATTTAAAGTGAACGACGAAGTATTCAGTATCATTGACGACGATCCCTTGAAAGGTGGACAAGCCGGACTCGTCATCGCAGACGGGCAAGCCCACTTTGACGATGTCGAAATCACAGGTCCGAATATCAAGAATGGGGGCCCCGGAAGGGCACGTCCTGTCAACCCAAAAACCAAACTCGCAACCACATGGGGACAACTCAAGACAGGGAATCCAATCAGATAGTAGCATAGGCTGTTAGCCTGTGCAATGAGAAGGGTCCCGTTTTTTTATAGGGATCCGCCTAACAGAGCGTCATATCGCCAAAATTGCGCAAGACCTGTATAATTAAAAAATGGAAAAGAACACAATAGGCATTGGCATTATCGGCATGGGATGGATGGGCATGACACACGCCCGGGCATATCATCAGATCACGGATCGGTTCCACGACAGTCCGCTCCATCCGAGACTTGTCACCTGTGCCGATGATGTCGTCGAACGCACAACCGAGGCGAAAACACGTTTCGGGTTTGAACGCACAACCACCGATTTTCGACACATCATAGATGACGCAGATGTAGAGATCATCAATATCGCCGCGCCGAACAGCATGCACCTTGAGATCGTCGAGGCAGCGACAGCCGCAGGAAAACACGTCTTCTGTGAGAAACCCGTCGGACGGAACCCAGCAGAAACGAAAGCAATCTACGCAGCGGCACAGCGGGCAGGTGTAATCACCTGTGTCGGCTATAACTACAGATGGGCACCCGTCGTTCAATACGCACATCAATTGATTTCAGAGGGAAAACTCGGTACTTTAACCCACTATCGCGGTAGATTTTTCGCGGGTTACGCAAGTCACCCACGCGCGGTCCTTTCATGGCGTTTCCAGAAGGAAATCGCTGGATTAGGAACGTTGGGTGATCTACTTTCTCACGTCATTGACATGGCACACTTCATCGTGGGTCGTATTGACAGCGTTGTCTCACAACACGAGACCTTTATCCCGGAACGTCCTGTAGCAACAGCAGGCACCGGCACACACTTCACCCTCGGAACAGACGGCGAAACCGCTGCCGTCACGAACGAAGATTATGTCGGGGCATTGGTCAGGTTTGAGAACGGGGTCAGCGGCTCACTGGAGGCGTGTCGGATTATCACCGGTCCAAAATGCGAAATGGCGTTTGAGGTGCACGGGACAGCGGGTGCCTTGCGCTGGAACTTCGAGCAGATGAACGAACTTGAGGTGTACCTACCCGCCGAGGAGGGTTACCCAGACGGATACATCCGCGTATTAAGCGGTCCGAGCCACCCGTTTCACAGCTATTTTAATCCCGGTCCCGCCGTTGGATTAGGTTATGATGACCTGAAGACAATCGAAGCTTACCAGTTTTTGCAAGCCATCCACACAGGAAAACAGGGCAACCCCAGTTTCCGAGAAGCCGCCGCAGTCGCTGACGTGCAAACTGCCATCCAAACCTCATGGAAGGAGGGTCGATGGATTCTCATCTAATGGTAAAACAGGAACTATACTACGCCAAAAAGTTTGCAGGTGTACTAAAATCCGTAAAGTTAGAAAGTTGGTTTAATGCTGTAGCACTTTTAGCACACTTGATAACTTTCCTGATTTTTTTTTCTTTCAACGCCCTTGCACAATCCCTGCCGCAATTCACCGACATCACACACGAAGCAGGCATCGACTTCGTCCATAACACGGGTGCCTTCGGCAAGAAATACCTCCCCGAAACCATGGGATCCGGATGCGCCTTCATCGACTATAACACCGACGGTTGGCAGGACATCCTGCTCGTCAATGGAAAGGATTGGGAAGGCAAGGCAACCCAGAAGCGGCAAACCATGGCACTCTACCGCAACGACCAAGACGGCACCTTCACGGATGTCACCGAATCCGCGGGGCTCGCGACACCGCTTTACGGGATGGGGGTTGCCGTCGCGGATTACGATAACGATGGCGATCCAGATATCTATATTAGCACCCTTGAAACCGATCGGCTCTTCCAAAACAGGGGTGACGGCACCTTTGTCGACGTTACGGAAGCCGCTGGTATTGATAACCCCGGTTTCGGCACAAGCTGCGCGTGGTTCGATTACAACAAGGATGGACACCTGGATGTCTACGTCGCCAACTATGTCGAATGGAGCATCGAAAACGATCTGTTCTGTACCCTCGACGGCATCAATAAATCCTACTGCACCCCCGAATCCTACACAGGTCAATCCAGCAAACTCTTCAGAAATCGGGGCGACGGCACCTTCGCGGATGTCTCCCGTATCGCACGGATTGAGGACAATACGAGCAAATCCCTCGGTGTTTGCATCTTCGACTACAATGCCGATGGCTTACCGGACATCTTCGAGGCGAACGACACACAACCCAATAAACTCTATCAAAACAACGGCGACGGCACCTTCATCGAAAGCGGAATGCTTGCGGGAATCGCTTATAACGAAAGCGGGGTCGCAACCGGCGCAATGGGTATCGACGCCGCAGATTATGATCGCACCGGCAGAGAGAGCCTCGTTATTGGCAACTTTTCCAATGAGATGCTCAACCTCTATCACAACGAAGGCGACTTTTTCATCGATGATGCCCCTGCCGCGCATATCGGAAATGTCACCTTATTGACGCTCACCTTCGCATGTTTCTTCTTCGACTTCGACCTCGATGGCAACCTCGACATCTTCACCGCCAACGGACACGTCGAAACCGACATCAACGCCATCCAGACGCAAGTTACCTACGCCCAACCCCCGCATCTATTTCATAACGACTCCCAGGGCAAATTCACTGATGTGCTTCATCAAGTCGGCACGGATTTGGCAAAGCCAATGGTTGGCAGAGGGGGCACCTACGGCGATATCGACAACGACGGCGATTGGGATCTGCTCGTTACGACCTCTAACGGACCCGCACACCTCTTCCGAAACGAGGGTGGCAACCGCAAGGCATGGATTAAGATTCAACTCGTCGGACAAACGAGCAACCGCGACGGCATCGGCGCGCAGATCCGCATAACCTCTGCGCTCGGAACACAGACCCACACCGTCAAAAGCGGATCCAGTTACTGCTCACAGAGCGAACTCACTGCCATCTTCGGTATAAACGACGATACCATCATTGAAACAATTGAGGTAACGTGGCCCAGCGGTGCTGTCAGCACACGCACAAATATCAAACCCAACCAACAGATTCGCATTGAGGAATTTTAATTTTACCTTATTGTCAAAACCATCCTTTGACAATTCAGGTTTTTTGTGGTATACTTTAAGTCCTTTTTTTGAGTAGGATACGTTAAGCATATTTCGCCACTATTACCCTTATTCACGAATTGGTGCATATTGCACTCGGTGAAAGTGTTATCCAGAATACAGGTTTTGAAGCAACTCTCCCCTCCAATTTGGATCCAATTGAGGTTTTCTGCAATCAGGTAGCTGCCGAGGTTTTAGTTCCTGAAAATGAATTGTTAGAGATAGTAAATTTGGAGATGTTTAAAGAGGAACTACCCAGAATCACTAAGTTCTTTCATGTAAGCCCTGAAGTTATCATGCGTAGATTGTTGACACTTGGAAAAATTACACGACATGACTATCGAACGTACAGAAACCGCCAATTGGCAAAGTACAAGGACACCCCAGCGCGAACAGGTGGAGCCGTCCCTTATCATAATCGGCTTCTCAATACCTCCGGTGAGTACTTCGCACGAACTGCTTTTACAGCTTATTATGAGCAGAAAATCACACGTGCCGAGTTAGCTTCCGTTCTTTCCAATTGTGACACAAAACACCTTGCTAAAATTGAGGGTACTATCTTCGCATGAATTCATTTCTTAATCGTGATCAGATAATTTACAGTCTTGACACGAGCGCGTTAATTGCTGCCTTTCATGAACGATACCCAATCGAAAACTTCCCATCTTTGTGGCGTAAGATTGAGGAATTGATAAAAAACGATCGACTGAAAATGTCACAAATTGTTTTTGATGAAGCAATGAGAGATACGGATATAAAACAATGGTGCGACGAGTATCAATTAAAGCCATACTTTCAAGTACCAATCGATGAATTCGTGCAGGAGCAAGTCAGCAAAGTGTTATCGGAATTTCCAAGGTTGGTGGACAACCGAACTGGAAGATCAGGGGCTGACCCGTGGGTTATTGCTTTGGCGATGATTACTCAAAACTGTATCGTTGTGACAGAGGAAAATCCCACGAATAGCGAAAATAGACCAAAAATTCCCGATGCCTGTGCCCATTTTAACCTTCAATGCATCAAGGTAGTCGATCTAATAAAAGAGAAAACTGGATCTTTGAATAGACAAGGAGCAATCCCGCGCTTGACCGAAAACCGAAAACCTGCTATACTGCTGAAAAATTACGGAGACGGAGTTTCAAATACGTGGATTCGCCTAAACGTCCAAACCAAGACGCACTCTATCAAGCACTCAACATCTACCGCGATGCCATGCGCCCTTTTATTCTCAGAAACCTGAAAACAGTGCAAGGTTTATCCCCAGAAGATCGCTTCCAAAACGAAGCAGCTATAGATATTGGCGATTTCCCACACCTCTTCAGAAGATATTGGCACAATGCCTTTGAACAACGTTTCGATCCAGATCGCGATATTCGGAGTGCCGTCGGTATTGTAACGGAAGCACGAAATCAGGTTTCGCACCCTGGAACGGAAGACATCGATCTCAGCTACGCCCTTTCACGACTCCACGACATTGCAGATGTACTTGGGCAAATCAACGCCCCCGACCAGAAGCGAGAAGTTGAAGCCATTCGCGACACATTACTCACCCGCGCGGCATCAACTGTAGACCCGAAACCGAAACTACCGCGTAGAAAGACATCCGACCTCAAATCATGGCGTGATGTCATACGTCCCAATACGGATGTCATCGAAGGCACCTTCCGAAAATCGGAATTCGCCGCCGACCTTCAAGAGGTTTTTGAAGGAAACGCGAAAACGCCAGAATACGGTGAAACCGAAATATTCTTCAATCAGACATACATCACCCCCGGACTCCGAGAATTGTTAGTCAATACCTTAAAACGCCTGGGTGGCAAAGGCGGTAATCCGGTTATCCAACTCAAAACCGGTTTCGGGGGTGGCAAGACGCATAGTCTTATCGCCCTCTATCACCTTGTTACTGGGATTAACATCCTGAGAGAACTTCCAGCAGATGGCGATTATGCAAGACTGCGGAAAGAAATAGAGGACATTCTGGAAGAGGCAGAATGGGAACACAACGCGCCGCTTAATGCGAATGTCTCTGTCCTCGTCGGCACTTATCTCTCGACCACAGATGCAGATGAAACCCAACAGGGAGACCCGCTCAACACCCTTTGGGGCATGATGGCGGATCAACTCGGTGGGCAAGATGGGTATAATATCGTAAGAAAAGCCGCACGCGAAGGCACCGCCCCCGGCGGAAATCAATTGGACGCGCTCTTTGAACACGTTGGACCCTCTGTGATTTTGATAGATGAACTTGTCGCTTATGTGAGCAACGTCCAAGGTGTCACACGAGAAAGTATCTACACCTTCTTTCAAGCGGTTACGGAGTCCGTCAAGAGATCTGAAAACGTTACGCTCATCGCTACCTTACCAGAAGGGCAGACGCACGCAGGCGGAGAAGGCGGGTTAAGTGTCCTTGAAGCACTCGAATCTATCCTTGAAAGAGTTGACGCTGTCTCAATACCTTTAGAAATGGACAACGCTTATGAGGTTGTGCGGAGGAGATTGTTCGGGAGTGTAATTGATGAGACAGAGCGAGACCTAACTTGTGAAGCGTTTAGAAGGATGTACCAGAACTC
It includes:
- a CDS encoding AAA family ATPase, which produces MRLTSSQQDALNIEKHICVTAGAGSGKTTVLVERYLKILREGNADPQEIVAITFTDKAAAEMKERIIEELSLHEERERSERDNPLQGLREKMSTAHISTIHAFCSRILREFPFQAEVPANFSILQGIDQKLLLQETVKQTLRDIATDEEDKHRDAFTRLLQRYGGQQKLVDLLSTMINQRDVLEHLMQEIYRHPNDTEIRGALQKRVRERQQEIQERLMSTIDIPEFIRCLNTVLQIASGKNAAAVKDLTQHLETLHGQNLDPSDALNLLTDTAYLITTARNDIAKRDFLGSRVTTTGIEAEINFLVSTAKKIKAAPPIKDNKNTADEVETDDDFLLSTIHDLLKLYTRISKAYRTAKLSQGKLDFTDLQLKTRDLVRDNAEIRQKLVSRHKYYMVDEYQDTNELQYELVMLLTNELTAANLFIVGDPKQSIYAFRGADVRVFTKTKEKIVDNGGDDIRLTENFRSLRDTVGFVNYFFNHLMGDGKETEFEVEYEALTQARPVNTNGSVEILLGKQDEGLADEYSLIAHHIKSMKANAETIYKRGASEEGRGQEAEHPIEYGDIAILIRSRRHLPDIENALLEADIPYLTTGGVGFYQRQEIYDIWNYLNFLNDPKENETSLAAVLRGPAFGISDTELYEISLQKGENFWEQAQNYQDRSHNLRTAIATLKKHKQFAHRMPVNQLIVTIVNETGMIGTLKTGKQGQQRWVNYQKLLEHARNFDGDETKQILPDFIEFLDILIEEERREGQAPVEASSGAVEIMTIHASKGKQFPVVILPRLDRQGQTDREPFIDEAFGIGFSPLNPDKDYNKTEPDIVTHMKNRTNEKEIAEKKRLFYVGTTRACDRLILSGTLSDSGKPQQILEWLYKYLDIDEEDRLLELPVSLEVFTANSKNTESFQLQIPIHQGVTETESIDEISDETTPVDFPELPRKPELTGTSAAFSVSELANYARCPLRYQLQNVLQIPTNGQETPDVDEDEINAALRSTLARIRQQSDIEELDTTIDKVLENYPEVTTESKIGNQSSLLQHVNNFINSELGETAFSASTVQVNQHIHADINGHIVDGTFDRLFKDETGNYQIINFKTDAAQNLDTPDPEMELYSLLLHRCYPNQSTVTINIFFTEQGQSEQRHFSPAQLQELQEQWEKRILALQGGVYEKNLEHCCFCPYAASDGQCIITEA
- a CDS encoding Gfo/Idh/MocA family oxidoreductase yields the protein MEKNTIGIGIIGMGWMGMTHARAYHQITDRFHDSPLHPRLVTCADDVVERTTEAKTRFGFERTTTDFRHIIDDADVEIINIAAPNSMHLEIVEAATAAGKHVFCEKPVGRNPAETKAIYAAAQRAGVITCVGYNYRWAPVVQYAHQLISEGKLGTLTHYRGRFFAGYASHPRAVLSWRFQKEIAGLGTLGDLLSHVIDMAHFIVGRIDSVVSQHETFIPERPVATAGTGTHFTLGTDGETAAVTNEDYVGALVRFENGVSGSLEACRIITGPKCEMAFEVHGTAGALRWNFEQMNELEVYLPAEEGYPDGYIRVLSGPSHPFHSYFNPGPAVGLGYDDLKTIEAYQFLQAIHTGKQGNPSFREAAAVADVQTAIQTSWKEGRWILI
- a CDS encoding DUF4411 family protein — its product is MNSFLNRDQIIYSLDTSALIAAFHERYPIENFPSLWRKIEELIKNDRLKMSQIVFDEAMRDTDIKQWCDEYQLKPYFQVPIDEFVQEQVSKVLSEFPRLVDNRTGRSGADPWVIALAMITQNCIVVTEENPTNSENRPKIPDACAHFNLQCIKVVDLIKEKTGSLNRQGAIPRLTENRKPAILLKNYGDGVSNTWIRLNVQTKTHSIKHSTSTAMPCALLFSET
- a CDS encoding ImmA/IrrE family metallo-endopeptidase; its protein translation is MTLIHELVHIALGESVIQNTGFEATLPSNLDPIEVFCNQVAAEVLVPENELLEIVNLEMFKEELPRITKFFHVSPEVIMRRLLTLGKITRHDYRTYRNRQLAKYKDTPARTGGAVPYHNRLLNTSGEYFARTAFTAYYEQKITRAELASVLSNCDTKHLAKIEGTIFA
- a CDS encoding CRTAC1 family protein, with protein sequence MEGGSMDSHLMVKQELYYAKKFAGVLKSVKLESWFNAVALLAHLITFLIFFSFNALAQSLPQFTDITHEAGIDFVHNTGAFGKKYLPETMGSGCAFIDYNTDGWQDILLVNGKDWEGKATQKRQTMALYRNDQDGTFTDVTESAGLATPLYGMGVAVADYDNDGDPDIYISTLETDRLFQNRGDGTFVDVTEAAGIDNPGFGTSCAWFDYNKDGHLDVYVANYVEWSIENDLFCTLDGINKSYCTPESYTGQSSKLFRNRGDGTFADVSRIARIEDNTSKSLGVCIFDYNADGLPDIFEANDTQPNKLYQNNGDGTFIESGMLAGIAYNESGVATGAMGIDAADYDRTGRESLVIGNFSNEMLNLYHNEGDFFIDDAPAAHIGNVTLLTLTFACFFFDFDLDGNLDIFTANGHVETDINAIQTQVTYAQPPHLFHNDSQGKFTDVLHQVGTDLAKPMVGRGGTYGDIDNDGDWDLLVTTSNGPAHLFRNEGGNRKAWIKIQLVGQTSNRDGIGAQIRITSALGTQTHTVKSGSSYCSQSELTAIFGINDDTIIETIEVTWPSGAVSTRTNIKPNQQIRIEEF